Below is a genomic region from Primulina eburnea isolate SZY01 chromosome 9, ASM2296580v1, whole genome shotgun sequence.
CCATCACTAACATCGAGTATAATTCTTCTGTAACTGGGACTAGTCGTCCTCCTCATCCCCCATCTAGAAAACCGTATCCATACGAAGGGATATCATCCGGATCTCCTGCGATAACTGCAAAACAAGAGACTAGTAGAACCTCTATTCCGGCTATCTCAGGGATCGTTTTAAATGGCTCTTATAAATCGCTCCATTCCAATATGCCGGAAATTGGAGACCGAGGTAGATTCGACAAACTAAAAGAGAAAATTCGAGGCCCTTGTGATATAGATAATGAATCAGGACAAGATAATGCTCAGAAGCAGGATTTAATTTTGGCTTCAAAAAGGAATGATGACAAGAATCACAACTCCAATGGCCTTTTGGAATCGGTAGATTTTACTTCATCTCGGGCAATAGGAGATATTGATCTTTTAAATGAGTACTTGCCTTCTAAATCTGGAATCAACAATTGCCCGAGTCCTCAAAATAGTTTTTACTCGGCCACACAGTACACGGAAGCCAAACAAAGCTTCACCAACACTGAAGTGAGTGAACGTGCCAGCAGTGAGGAGAAGTCTGGTGAAAGTGGGGAAGTCAGCAACTCGTGTGATTATGTTGGGAGTAGGAAGACTAGCATCAGATGCAGCACTGGTAGTGATGTTAGTGATGAGAGCAGCTCTAGTAGTTTTCACAGTGCAGTGTACAAACCGCACAAAGCAAATGATACAATGTGGGAAGCTATTCAAGCTGTCAGATCTCACAATAATGGGGTGTTAGAGTTGAAAAATTTTAGGGTTTTCAAGAGATTGGGAGGTGGAGATATAGGCACTGTTCATCTGGCGGAATTGATAGGCACAAGATGCTGTTTCGCTATCAAAGTGATGGATAAGGAAGTTTTGGCGAGTAGAAAGAAGCTTCTTAGGGCTCAGACAGAGAAAGAAATTCTGCAATCTCTGGATCACCCTTTTCTCCCCACCTTGTATGCGCACTTCGAGACAGAGAAATTATCATTCTTGGTGATGGAATTCTGTCCTGGCGGAGATTTGCACGCGCTTCGACAAAGACAGCCTGGGAAGTTTTTTCCTGAGCATGCTGCCAGGTAAAAATTTCTTACATGCTTGCTTTTACGATCAAACTTTTGTGATGTAGATAGAATTTCATGAAATTGTCTATCATCAGCATGTAACAACTTAAATTGTGTCATGCCTCTCTTCAGGTTTTATGTTGCGGAAGTCCTCCTTGCTTTAGAATATCTACACATGCTTGGGATCGTTTACAGAGATCTTAAACCTGAAAATGTTTTGGTTAGGGAAGATGGACATATAATGctttcagattttgatctcTCCTTGCGATGTGCTGTGAGCCCTACTCTAGTGAAGTCCTCGAATATTAACTTGGAGTCGAAGAGCTCTGGATTCTGCATCGAGCCATCATGTGTCATCCAGCCATCTTGTATCCAACCTTCATGTTTTGGACCACGTTTCTTAAGCAAGcccaaaaaagaaaagaaaaccaAACAAAGGAGTGAAATATCCAATCAAGCCTCTGCTCTTCCAGAACTGATGGCTGAACCCACCAGCGCTCGATCCATGTCATTTGTGGGCACGCACGAATATCTTGCACCTGAAATTATCAAAGGCGAAGGCCATGGTAGTGCAGTGGATTGGTGGACATTTGGGATCTTTTTATATGAGCTTTTGTTTGGAAGAACACCTTTTAAGGGGGCAGGGAACAGGGCCACATTGTTTAACGTTGTTGGACAGCCATTGAGATTTCCGGAGTCACCTACTGTTAGCTTTGCTGCCAGAGATTTGATCAGAGGCTTACTTGTAAAAGAGCCTCAGCATCGGATTGCATATAGGCGTGGTGCAACCGAAATCAAACAACATCCATTTTTTCAGAATGTGAATTGGGCTCTTATACGTTGTGCAAGTCCACCAGACATTCCACCACCATTCTTGATGCAAGATGGGAGGGCACCAGCAGCAGCACCGGCACCCTCGAAGGGGCATGGTGTTGATGTGAAGCCTTCGGGTAATTACTACGAGATTGATTTCTTTTGATATCTTTTTCATATTTTGAGAGCTCTATCTTCTTAACTAATTGTATTCAGAGGGTTATTTTTTCACTGAAATGAGGTTCGAATTTTTAATCCTTATTTGATCCATGGTAAGTGTAAATTACtgttgttgaataattatttgtcCTTTCTTATACTGCAAGTGATTGTCAAAGTGCTAATAATTGACCTTATGAAGTACCCTTTTCTTTCAAGGAAAGATCTGTATTTGGATGGAGTTTTGTTGATTGTTTGACATGATAATCACCTTATTAATCTATTTGCTTAGGAGTAGGATGTTCTAAATTCTTGGTTTAAAGAGTTGTATAAAAAGTTCTTTCTGGGAAAAATACCAATGAGCAACTGAAATTGATTTGTTTTCATTGATTGCTTAAATGAATCAGATTTAAATTGACGCCCTTTCATATATTAGATATGTCACAAAGATTTCATTTGAATCAGAATTTGGTTATACTTATTCTAAGGTAGTATTAACTGCGAGCCAAAcatcaaatttcttaaaatctcCTCGGATTACTTCTGTACAAAGAAAGTAAAATACAATCCATACGCCTCAGTAGCCAAAAAGTCGATAACAATAGGAAAACATCAATAAACAAAAGCTAAAAATAATCATGTCCTAAGTTTGGCAATCATCTCCTCTACCAACTGAGTTGATGTCCCTGCCCTCTCTCTTCTATCGATCTCCCTCATTACCTCTTCGAACATCACATTCTTGGATTGCTGAATCTTCGAAGAACCTCCACCGGAGCGATCTCTAAGCAGCAAAAGCAAAGCTTTCGCCTTTTCTTTGGCCAGCCATGTACCATCGACGCTCAACTGTAGCAGCCCCGGTACTGCACCTTCTCTCAAAATCATTCCTCTGTATCTCTCCTTGCAGCTTTTGCATATCAACACTAGAATCCCCACTGCGTGTTCCTTGGTGGCAGCTGATCCTTCCTCCACTGCCTCCACCAAAACCTGGATCATTCCTCCAGTTTCAGAAACCTGATATCAAATACAATCAACGTTGAATGTCTTTACTTGTAATGCTGGAACCCCTtacaaattaatttaaaaacttGTGGCTGacccaaaaaattaaaaactcgATTCCCTTTAAAATGCTTGGTTGTTTTGGTGATTGGTACCTGATTAAGGGCAATATCTGATGAGGAGACAATTGCTTCGACCAATGCCATAGATTTCTCAGCCAAGTCTGATGATCTTTCAGACTCATAAATTAGCTGGAGCAAATAAATCAGGCCACCTGACAGCACAATAGTTGGGATGATCTGCAGGGACGTGGAGAGATTGTTCAACGTGGACAAGATATCGAGCTTGGCCTGATGGCTAATGGTATTGCAGTTTGGAAATTGCAAGTCTAGGAGTTGGAAGAGAAGTTGAATCGCCCCAGATGACGCGATTTCAGGCTTGTTTGGCGAGCAAGAAGAGAGGATCAGCAAAGCTGCCAATGCGAGCTCTAGCAGTGACTCGTTCTCCCATTGCATGATTTTCAGAATAGCTGGTATAGCACCAGATTTAGCAATTAGAACTTTGCTCCTGAAAAGGATTAGTATAAAATCTCAATCTATACATCCAAGTAAGATTCTGTGTTTATTTAAGAATGATATGCGTACATTTAACACCAACCTTTCACTTCCATAGGCAAGATTAAGCAGAGCAAAGAGTGCAGCTTGCATGGATTCATAATCTTGTGTAGTATGAAGCATCAAAACCAAGGAAGAAACCACTCCTTTTTCGGCTAAACTCTGCTTTTGCTTCTTGTTAAGCTTGCCAATATCTCTGGCAGCCAAAACCCGAGTCTCTGCGTCACCGAATAGAAGGGCTTCCACCATGGCTGCTTCCATGGAACTACCTCTTAGGCTCTCTCACTCTTCCTTTGGTTCCAAGTCTATAGTCATACGAGAAGAATGCAAGAATATATATAATTGGTATATCCTAGGGTGATTACTTGGATAGGATGCAAGGTTAGCTCTACTTTTTGGCTGAATGAGAGTAGGACCTTTTTTCCTTCGTATTGTTTGAGTTAGAAGCAACGGACTATTCCCTCTTCAGCTTTTGATAACAACCCGAAGAGGAAATACCCTTCAGTGAATCTTTATCTTTCCATTTATAGAAGAAACCGTCTGTCAGCcttttttaattgttttaacatcATAGCTGAGATCCTCCCCTCTAAGTTACTCATGCTAATTTAGTGTAAGTTGTCTTCAAAGTTAAAAATACCTCAATCAATACTAATGATTTGAGTAGTGGTTTAGAAACACACGGGTTGTGCTATTGGTTAATTCACGGTTTTAATCCCCTAACATGCATTTTTTTAATCCATTTTCATTTAAGACACATCATCAATTTCTGATGTCACGTCAacacaaataaataattattaaaatcgaaaaaatatataattgttAATATAATAACAATATCTTTCTGCTGCTTTATCCGGAATAACATGTCTTATGTTGGGCACTTGTCCCGTTGTCGAAAATGTAACCACCCTCGTAAATTGTATAATGGGAGATACACAGCtgaaattatataataataatatataataacaaAGAGAGATGTCACGTCTCTTGAATTTATACGGCGGCTCGCGAAATCGTGCTTGGAATGATCTTTACAGAGACTCCCATTGGAAGTTGCTCCTGTGCGTCCGTCTTTTTCCCGGATATTTTAAATGTGGAAACCACAAAAGTTGGTTTTAATGCAAGTTCTTTGAATATTGACTGTCACAACCAAATATCACCTGATACATCGCAGAGTGAGCGGCCGTTGGCTCAAGCTTCATGTCACTATTCCAGCTCAGTCAGGCGGATAAGGCTGGCGTTCCCGAGGCCATGAATTCCCGAAACCTCAAATTCTCGTGATATCTACGTTGAGTGTCGACTTCAAACCAACTGCCTCTTGTCCTAGCAATTGACATTGTATGGAGCCTGATGATCCTTTAGGCAGAGGGTATATCGAAAATCCTAGGATATAACCACATGCCAACAAGTCCGGTGCATCTCGATGAAAATAGAGGAAGAGTAgatcttatgtgagaccgtctcacggatcttaatccgtgagacgggtcaatcctacctatattcacaataaaaagtaatactcttagcataaaaagtaatattttttcatggatgacccaactaagagatccgtctcacaaatacgacccgtgagaccgtctcacacaagtctCAATTTTGACACATGACAAGATTTTAATCGACACATTACAAGATTTTAATTGAACATGGATTAAAAATATTAAGACACATCATCAATTTTGACACATGACAAGATTTTAATCGACACATGACAAGATTCTAGCATGTACAGATAGTGTCTGTATTGATATGATCAAACAAACTCATCTCTTTTAGTATTTTTTGATCGCTACTCAGCCGAAAAAATCAAACGATCCAAGAACATAGCGTAGGTTGGACCTAAGGCGTGTTGCCTCTGCCTCAGGCCCATTGTTTTCGGGGTCTCAAAAAATTATTCAGGCTAATAGTTATGatgcaatttcccaaaaatgtGTAAATTTAGATCTATATTTTTATGGCTTTCAGTGTTTAAATTCATTTCTAAATCTTGGAAAACACCTCACGTCTAATCCACGGACTTCGTTAGTTCTTCTCctgattcaaattttttaattttcccTCTCCATCTCGTGTTCAGTCATTTTGTGGTTATTGACTTGTTCTTGTTGTACAATCTtgtaataatattatttgatattttagtttatattcTAAATTTTGTGTTTGAAATTCTAAAAATTATCCGTTACTGACTTGTCATACTCGTGGAATCATGTTTTCTGCACCCTTTCATATTTCTATTCCCTTGTATCCTTCCTTCAATGATAGCTTTATTGAACACGTCTCCATAGTTGGTTTTTGGTCTAAGAATTGGAACATTTGAGTTACAATACTAAAACCAGTCATATTTTATAGAGGTTTGGTCTTGTATATTCATCAGTTACCATAACTATAAAATTCCCCCCGAATCATGTAACCGGAAATCCATGCGAGAAAACTTGCTCTGTTCTTTCATCGTCCAGTCTAATTTGGTCAGTAATCCATAAATTTGTGCAGAGTCTTGGTGAGATCTATCATTAGCTGTGAAACCGACGGCTTCTTCCCTCAACTCGATCACACTTCGACCTGGCGGTGCTTTACCCAATCCTTTATGTTTAACCATTTTCCTAACTTCAGCTGCCCTTTCCCACCTTGCATCAACAGCATATATATTTGAAAACACAAGGTAATAACCAGCATGGCCCGGATCTAATTGAACTAGTTTCTTAGCCGCAGCTTCTCCAATTAACATGTTCTGATGAATCCTGCATGCACCAAGCAAGGCTCCCCATGTACTGGCTTCTGCAGGATCTGGCATTCGCTTCATAAATTTCACAGCATTTTCCAAATCTCCATTCCGACCAAGCAGGTCAACTATAATTCCATAATGTTTTTCTGTTGGGGTTAGAAAATACTCATTCACCATCATGTTGAATACTAAAATGCCTTCTTTTACTAGACCAGCATGACTGCATGCTGATAAAATTGAGAGGAATGATACATGATTCGGCTTGATGGACGAAGACTTTACCATCTGGTTAAATAACTCGATTGCTTCATGCCCTTTACCATGAAATGCGTATCCTGCAAACATGGAACTCCAAATTACAAGATCTCTATCTTCAATTCCATTAAAAACTTCTATAGATCCATCCAAGCTACCACATTTTGCATAAGATTCTATGAGAGAGGCACCAACAAAACGCTTGTTCTCCAGGCCATTTTTAATCCCAAGACCATGGAAGAAGCTAGTTTGTTGAAGGACGCCTGATTCTGAACAAGCTGTCAAAACTTTTACCAAAGAAACAGCATCAGGTTGGTGACCAGCCACGATCATATCGcgaaaaacttggattgacttgTAAAACAATCCATTTTCAACGCATCCACTCAACAAGGATGAATAACACATGGCATCTTTCTCAGGCATCCTTTCGAAAATTCTAATCGCTTCATCAGGGGAAGCGCAGTTCAAGTACATATCAATTAGAGCAGTAGAAACCAAGATATTCAACTCTAACCCATTCTTTGATGCAAGCTCATGAATTCCTTTCCCCATCTCCAAATCACAAATTACTTCGCATGCTTGCAGAGCGCTAATTAGAGTAGCAGCATCACACTCTCCAGATGATAAAGTTATCATATCATTAAAAAGATCAAGAGCTTTTGCTGCGTTTCCATGATGAGCATAACAAGAAATCATAGAACCCCATGAAATCGCATCTTTTTCCCTCATTTTCATAAACAATCGAGCTGCAGCATTCACAAATCCTGTTTTTGCATACAAATTTAGGAAAGCATTCGACAAGGGTAAAATATTCTCAAATCCCCATCTGATCATATAACCATGAACACTTCTTCCCACCTTTAAGTTCAATAACTTTGCACAAGCAGAGACAACGCTGACAAGTGTAACGGAATCAGGCACAACCAGATCAATGACAACCATTTCAGCGAAAAAGGCAAGCGCCTCTTCATATTCTCCGTTCTGCTCATACCCAGTGATCATCGTAGTCCACAAAACAACATCCGGCTCAGAATACTCTTCAAAAACTCGTAATGCATCATCCATTTCGCCACATTTAGAGTACAGTTCGATTAATTCAGACCCAACAAACAAGTTTGAATCCACCTGATTATCCTTCTTGCCAAATCCATGAATAATTCTACCAAAATGAAGTGCTCTAAGCCTGGCACAAGCTTTGAGGGTAACAGATACAGTGTGATGATCGGGTCTTCGAAATGAAAACAAATGGCGAAAGAGAAACAACGTTTCACCATACCTTTTTGCGCTGCAACAACATTTTATAACACAGTTCCAGATATACACATCCCTGTGAGGCGTTTCCTCAAACAGTTTCCGGGTTGTTTCAAAGGGAGTGAGTTTCGAATACAGATCGATCAGTTTGCCCGCGAAGACAGAGTCGTTGATGAAACCAGTTTTGACGACAAGCGAATGCAACTGGGTTAAGCATTTCACATTCTTACATGCCCCGAAAATCTTGAAGAGAGGAACACCAGTTATCATACACAGCTTCGCGAGTGGAGTCCACACCAGATTTATTGAAAGGAGGGAAAATACTCGTTTTATTCATATTGAAAATAACGTGGAATGGAATAGCATGAACCGTAAAATTTATGTTTTATGGTAATTAAATGTTGTGACAGTTGTCACAACATTTAAGACAACATAcggtaaaatattaaatttgtaACACAAATTCACTTTAACTAAATGGATGGATAAGggcaaaaattaatcattaAGAAACCGAAACATCTACttacatataaatataccactttcaattgtgaatttccCTATATGTCCTTTTTTATCTAGCTTAGAAAGTTATATTCTTATATGGGTTAAGTTGTAATTTCTTTGTTTGTCTTAAATAACTATAACTATctacttatttttttttttaaaacatataaatataccactttcaattgtgaatttccCTATATGTCCTTTTTTATCTAGCTTAGAAAGTTATATTCTTATATGGGTTAAGTTGTAATTTCTTTGTTTGTCTTAAATAACTATAActatctatttatttatttttttaaatacaaatataTCACTTCCAATTGTGAATTTCTCTATATGTCCTTCTTTATCTAGCTTAGCAAGTTGTATTCTTATATGAGTTAACTTGTAATTTACTTGCTTGTCTTAAATAACTATAACTAATtacttattattaatatatgagCATTAATATTCATTGAAAACATTGAATTCATTTCTATTTTTTCCGTCTTGCGGTTCTACATGgctttttcttgttttttttttcatagtTCGGTTAATTCTTGTCACTTTTCACAAAATTTAAAGATTATATCTTGGTCTCTAAGGATTTATTTTGAGCTCTTCTATCCAATCTATATAGtgtatatgtattttatttttattacattatTTTGTTTAATGCATTGGATATTTTAgtgtttcattttattttagtgATTATCTATTTTCCTCCCCCCATGAGTTTTTTAACTTAATTATGATGTTACGTtagtttatttgatttaattagtttaatttATCGACAATTCGTGTTTTGTTACCATTTTTTTCTTTCGTTTTTTTTACAGTTCGGTTAAtctatataataaatttatcaTCTTTCACAAAATAATGATTATATTAGTTTCCAATGATTTATTTTGATAGTAATTTTAAATTCTCCTCTTCCgaattattttttttcagaGTTCGGTTATTTCTTGTCGCTTTTCACAAAATTTGAATATTATATCTTGGTCTCTAAAGATGTATTTTTATGGTTATTTTGAGCTCCCCTATCCAAACTATATagtgtatatttattttacttttattACATCAATTTGTTTAATGCATTGGATCTTTTAGTGATTATCTATTTTCCTCCTTCTATtagttttttaatttaattatttgatattACGTTAATttctttgatttaattaatttaatttatcgaTGGTTCTGTTTTGTTACCATTTCTTTTTCTTCATCTTTTTTACAGTTCGGTTAAtctattaaataaatttatcatCTTTCACAAAATTATGAGATTATATTAGTTTCCGATGATTTATTTTGATAGTCATTTTAAGTTCTCATCTTCTGAATTATATATtagtttatatttattttagttttgttACATCAAGAACTTTTAACctcatttttaaatttcaaaattgttctcatttttaaatttcaaaattgttcatgttgtttaaatattattcatGTACCACACCACATTTtttgcacaaaaaaaaaattatattttatttacagTATAATTTGATTAGTTTGATCTATTTCAACTTTATTCATATAAATAAAAAGTAacgataaattaaaaaaaatgaaaattacttTCTGCTTTTTAactaaatttatgatataatcctgataatttttttaattaatataatcattataataaatatgaattatattgataatttattatcatttgttatatattacaattttacatatgatattttttaactgagtattacatattattttatatatgtgttttactacacatatttatttgagtgatattatgttaaaaaaatttatttcactGAAATTATTAATCaacaatattaatttataaatgattgattctgatatataattaattatctataatatgtattttaaaaaacatagaaaatttaaaaaaatccataaGGAGTTAAAAGTTAGCAAAAGCACAAGTGATATTTAACTTAGTAACAAGTTTTAACGGTTTTATTTTAACATTATTATGACAATTTAgtaaattaagataattttatttgaaatttgTATTTATTCTATTTAAGTACATTGTGGTTTTGATTTTGGTAAAATTCACTAttctattaattttaattttattgtttttcattttgaatgatatttggatgaaaaatatttttgttgattTAAAAGAGCTGTCATTATGTTATAATCACGCGGATTGAAAAATGTCATATAAATAAgtgaatatatatgatttatcgtCATAATGTATTGTTTTTTGATGTATTTAGATTGATAAATACtaataaacaatattttattcaaacgattttaaatattatctaATTCTCgtgattatatttttcattattagtCACCCACGTGCATCGCACGTGTTCGTTCCTAGTTTACAAAAATATATCACTAGTGATCTAGGCgaaaatcaattttctcaacactttGAGAAAATGCATGCTTTATAAAATAACCAACAATAATAAAACGTAATTAAGAGAGCAAAACGTGATCCCGAAAAACACAATCAACTAAACATTATATTCAGCCAACAACGTTACGGAAGTTGTCAgtaggtgtttgcaacattcgGGGCAACACGGCGATCATCACTCTTTcaatcagcaacggcttcgtgaATTTCTTGCTCTGACAACTCCTCTACGTGCACAAGTGCGTGTATGTATCTGTATTAGAGAGCCCCGAAGTCTGACTAATCTTCCTCTTTTTTATACACGCACTTGTGCACGTAGAGGAGTTgtcaaagcaagaaattcacgaagccgttgctgattgAAAGAGTGGTGATCACCGTGTTGCCGtgaatgttgcaaacacctatGGACAACTTCCGTAACGTTGTTGGCTGAAGTTAGTGTTTAGTTGCTTGTGCTTTTCGGGATCACGTTTTGCTTTCTTAATTACGTTTTATTATTGTTGGTTATTTTAGAAAGCATGTATTTTCTCGAagtgttgagaaaattgattttcTTCTAGATCACTAGTGATAGATTTTTGTAAACGTTTTGGTTtcctagtgattaatttttgccatgaggcaacacacaagtatttatacttgtgcaaatttaatcttgtccatccaTTTATTTAAAGTGAATTTGTATTACAAACTTCaatattccgctgcatgttgtcttaaatgttgtaacatttggcacaacatttaattctgataaaacacaaattttacATGTTATACTAATATTGTTATATAAATTGATATATGTCGATCAATATTCGACCTTAGCCAAGAACTAAGCAAGGGCCTTTATTTGCAGAGTTCCTGTTTGATTTTCAACAAATGTGATATGTTACAATCTAGTTTCCATTAATCTATGTATTCATAACATTGGGCTAATGCTTGAATCTCAATCTGAGTGCTCATTTGATTGTATCCCTGGTAAAATTGAAATACAAGATTCATAAAATAATCTACGAACGACTCTTGTAAATTTCATAGCTCATTTATGGAAACTTGCTCCAACTTAAAGAAGAGTGCCAAAAAATTTGCGAGAATGGGATGATTCTTGCTTCAGCAAGCAGGATACACATTATCATGTTGCTGCATACCTATAGTTCATGCATTCCATTCCACATGATTTTCAGACTGAGTAAAAAAACTTTCTCGTTCATGTATTCCATTCCACGTGATTTTCATGTTGAGTGAAAAATTTTTCTTGAGACTTGACACACTAAAGCAATTACTAATGTCGGAACAGCAATAGCAGTGGTGATTTGGTTTCATGCCATTTTCCAAGAAAATATATGCTGTCCACCAGTGTGATGTTTGTAAAAGGCCTTTTTTATGCCTATGATAGTGAATAGCATTCTGTGTGTCTGTGTGTGAGATTTTTACTTGGTTTTCtacataatttttatttacaACATATTAGAGTATTTCTGATTCATTTATCCACAACTTTCTACTCCTTGACTTAACATGCTGTAACTTGATTTTCCCACCCACTTTACCAGTATCATTCAGGGTACCAAGAGCAGATGTCCCATTGGCCTGTCCAACCAAATGATATTGTTATAAAATGGATGAATGATCGTAGCCCTTCTTTAGTTGTGGTGGATTTCGGCTGTGGTAAGAATCTTGAACCTGGATAAATGATCTAATTTTTTGGCATGTTGCTTGTTAAAGTCAGTTTTTCAATAATATTCAGGTGATGCACGGCTTGCAAGAATAAAGTTTTCTGATTTGATCTTATCTCAAGTGACCCTTCGGTGATTGCATGTGATATGTCCAATGTAGGTTTCTATCCTTTTCCTTATCTGTTTCTCTTTTGGGTTGATAAATATGGGATTGTTGCCCCATGCTTTGGTTGATGATGATTCCCTACAAGATGGAAAGTTTTATGTGCTTGAAGTCTTCTACTTTCTTGAAAATTGAGTTACTCCATTTCTTTTTCATCTtcttttttcattattttgttGGGCAAGTAGGAAGTCTCATCTTGAACTTAGTCGCTGACAATTGTTCGGACAGACACCCCTCGACACTTCTTCTGTAGATGTTGTCGTCTTTTGTCTCTCCCTCATGGGTACCAACTTTCCCAATTATCTTCAAGAAGCAAACAGAGTTCTTGAGCATCGGTGTGCCTTTTAAGTTTTATATGTTTCGATGCATAAATTATAGCTCATAAAGCAAATCTAATTGACCATTTACAGGGGGTGGTGGCTTTTGATAGCAGAAGTGAAAAGCAGGTTTGATCCCAACACAGGGGGAGCAGACCCAAAAGAATTTGTAAAATTTACATGCGAACTGGGATTCACATCCATGTCTCAGGTAGTAACTAACACGTCATATTCTGTTCGGCTCCAaaagaaattcataattttttttgtgaTACCCCAGGGGTTAGGTTAGGTTCGGTCCACTCTCGAAAGCCCAAAAAAGTAAAACCCAAAAATATATTCAAAAAGTCTCGTAAAGTCATCTTCATGACAGAGCCCGTCAGGAGGTCACTTCATTCACACGAAGCTGGTGGGAGGTCATCTAAGCCGACCTCCCAAACGCCGGTAATATTGTCAATCAGAAAGAGGTGGCCGACCTCCCCTGCCGACCTCCCATCACGAAccgagccaacctcccagattATGGTAACGTGTTGATTGGAAATGTCTCGACCGAGCTCCCAAGCCGAGCTCCAACAGGATTCAGACTATAGACGGACTTCTACCTAAGATAGCTTCTACTCAGACATTAACGGTTAGCCCACATAAATAAAGCCCACAAAGATTTAATATAATCTTGTCCGAGATTCTGAAATCTAGACATGTCAAATCAAAACTTTATTCTTCTCCTAAAAATATCAGGTTCTATTCATTGTTTATTCATTCATATGCTTACTAACTCTGTACACACAGTATTCTCTATTTTCtattctctgacttgagcgtcggaggggctacg
It encodes:
- the LOC140840508 gene encoding LOW QUALITY PROTEIN: ribosomal RNA-processing protein 8-like (The sequence of the model RefSeq protein was modified relative to this genomic sequence to represent the inferred CDS: inserted 1 base in 1 codon; substituted 1 base at 1 genomic stop codon), whose protein sequence is YQYHSGYQEQMSHWPVQPNDIVIKWMNDRSPSLVVVDFGCGDARLXKNKVFXFDLISSDPSVIACDMSNTPLDTSSVDVVVFCLSLMGTNFPNYLQEANRVLEHRGWWLLIAEVKSRFDPNTGGADPKEFVKFTCELGFTSMSQDFSNKIFLLFYFQKKEKRRPKEQRIKWPKLKPCLYKRR
- the LOC140841504 gene encoding putative pentatricopeptide repeat-containing protein At3g01580, with amino-acid sequence MITGVPLFKIFGACKNVKCLTQLHSLVVKTGFINDSVFAGKLIDLYSKLTPFETTRKLFEETPHRDVYIWNCVIKCCCSAKRYGETLFLFRHLFSFRRPDHHTVSVTLKACARLRALHFGRIIHGFGKKDNQVDSNLFVGSELIELYSKCGEMDDALRVFEEYSEPDVVLWTTMITGYEQNGEYEEALAFFAEMVVIDLVVPDSVTLVSVVSACAKLLNLKVGRSVHGYMIRWGFENILPLSNAFLNLYAKTGFVNAAARLFMKMREKDAISWGSMISCYAHHGNAAKALDLFNDMITLSSGECDAATLISALQACEVICDLEMGKGIHELASKNGLELNILVSTALIDMYLNCASPDEAIRIFERMPEKDAMCYSSLLSGCVENGLFYKSIQVFRDMIVAGHQPDAVSLVKVLTACSESGVLQQTSFFHGLGIKNGLENKRFVGASLIESYAKCGSLDGSIEVFNGIEDRDLVIWSSMFAGYAFHGKGHEAIELFNQMVKSSSIKPNHVSFLSILSACSHAGLVKEGILVFNMMVNEYFLTPTEKHYGIIVDLLGRNGDLENAVKFMKRMPDPAEASTWGALLGACRIHQNMLIGEAAAKKLVQLDPGHAGYYLVFSNIYAVDARWERAAEVRKMVKHKGLGKAPPGRSVIELREEAVGFTANDRSHQDSAQIYGLLTKLDWTMKEQSKFSRMDFRLHDSGGIL